In Acidimicrobiia bacterium, a single genomic region encodes these proteins:
- a CDS encoding zinc-binding dehydrogenase encodes MKALVFRHNLAREALGFVGGRFTRRAYTAPGSPTGLRDVPEPERPGDDWVLCDTIVSGICGSDTKQIFMHGALDNPLTALLSFPHVLGHEVVARRRDTGGRVVLNPWLSCGPRGIDPVCPACADGRFPWCRNFDRGALPAGLHLGNCASAPGAHAERFFAHEGQLFDVPDGMDDDTAVLADPASVSLRTILLAPPTPPGPVLVYGCGTLAAAAVALLRHLYPDVEVWVVSRPGPRAALVERMGAHAVLPCTPDELVREVARRVGTETRVPWSKKPWLQDGPTVVYDTVGSPETVETSLRLLTTGGTLVVSGVETPKRFEWTPLYFKELHVVGSNAFGIEDVHGVKRHAFEHYFHFVGAGLDLTPMITHRFPLTDWRRAISTIARRRRTGAVKVLLDQG; translated from the coding sequence GTGAAGGCGCTGGTGTTCCGCCACAATCTCGCTCGCGAGGCGCTCGGGTTCGTCGGCGGCCGCTTCACGCGCCGCGCGTACACGGCCCCCGGATCACCGACCGGCCTCCGGGACGTCCCTGAGCCCGAGCGGCCTGGAGACGACTGGGTCCTGTGCGACACCATCGTGAGCGGCATCTGCGGATCCGACACGAAGCAGATCTTCATGCACGGGGCGCTCGACAACCCGCTGACCGCGCTCCTGTCCTTCCCCCACGTGCTCGGCCATGAGGTCGTCGCCCGACGGCGAGACACGGGTGGGCGCGTGGTGCTGAACCCGTGGCTCTCCTGCGGGCCCCGGGGGATCGACCCGGTGTGCCCGGCCTGCGCCGACGGCCGGTTTCCGTGGTGCCGCAACTTCGATCGGGGCGCCCTGCCGGCCGGGCTCCACCTCGGCAACTGCGCGTCGGCCCCAGGCGCGCACGCCGAGCGGTTCTTCGCCCACGAAGGCCAGCTGTTCGACGTGCCCGACGGCATGGACGACGACACCGCCGTCCTCGCCGACCCGGCGAGCGTCTCACTCCGCACCATCCTCCTGGCGCCGCCGACACCACCGGGTCCGGTTCTCGTCTACGGCTGCGGGACCCTGGCCGCGGCCGCGGTGGCGCTGCTTCGACATCTCTACCCCGACGTCGAGGTGTGGGTCGTGAGCCGCCCCGGGCCCCGAGCCGCCCTCGTCGAGCGGATGGGCGCGCACGCCGTCCTGCCGTGCACGCCGGACGAACTCGTCCGCGAGGTCGCGCGCCGCGTCGGCACCGAAACTCGCGTGCCCTGGAGCAAGAAGCCGTGGCTCCAGGACGGCCCCACGGTCGTCTACGACACCGTCGGCAGCCCCGAGACCGTCGAGACCTCGTTACGCCTGCTCACGACCGGCGGCACGCTCGTCGTCAGTGGCGTCGAGACACCGAAACGGTTCGAGTGGACGCCCCTGTACTTCAAGGAGCTGCACGTCGTGGGCTCGAACGCGTTCGGGATCGAGGACGTTCACGGCGTCAAGCGCCACGCCTTCGAGCACTACTTCCACTTCGTCGGCGCGGGGTTGGACCTCACGCCCATGATCACCCACCGCTTCCCGCTCACCGACTGGCGGCGCGCCATCTCGACGATCGCCCGCCGGCGCCGCACCGGGGCGGTCAAGGTCCTGCTCGACCAGGGATAA